caGACAATGggatcggtcttcccaatatttagttggaggaaatttctgctcattttataccggatgtcggacaagcagtgtgacagatgagagacagtggagggggcgagggaggtggtggtgaggtagagctgggtgtcgtcagtgtacatgtggaatctgacggtgtgttttcggatgatgtcaccgtggggcagcctgtagatgagaaataggagggacgaGTTTAGCAACTTTCTATGTGAATCATCGCTCCCATTCTCTCAgtaagcaggtgctggtaatggagaaTGGCTGCAccaagggaagaggaggagggtgtgggctgctgcttggggtggggggaatccCCTATCGGTACACAGCTGGTGGGGTCAACACATCTTTCTCTGCCACGTTGGGACAATTTGAAGGAGATCCGGGGGTTCTGCTATAGCTAATGTCCCAACACCACACAAAGAAAATAGatgaactggccatttatctcatcgctgtttcaCGATcttgcaaaatggctgccctgtTTACGTACACAAAAACACTCGTCTTCACCTCAGTGTACGTCATGTAATAAgattaggggttgccaactctgatttgacatgttcctggaggtttcatcacatgacctccagcctccaaccaccccacccggTCAAACTgcctttttcccccatctccaatatttttataactaaataactgaaaatgttcaaagaaaattataaaaaaacaagattttttttttaaggctgCTATGATTTTTGTCTCCcgagtgttgctcgcagcagtgtcctgggagattaatctttaattcctggagactccaggacaatcctggagggttggcgaccctaagtAAGATGTTTTGTCATTGTAGGTACCTTCTGTAAAGTAAACAGGAGGACTAGTGAGTGTGTAACAACTGCCGTTACTGGAGGATTACACAGCCATTGAGATGAAATCAACCCTCTTGTAATGCAAAtgatcatagtgtcatagtaggtactgcacaggaggaggccaatcggcccatcgtgcctgtgccgtctctttgaaagagctgtccaattagtcccactccccctgctctttccccatagtcctgtaatttttttcccttcaagtatttatccaattcccttttgaaagttattattgactctttcaggcagggagttccagatcaaaacaactcgctgtgtaaaaaaaatgtttcctcatgtcgcctctggctcttttgccgatcaccttaaatctgagtcctctggttaccgatcatgACCCAAAATGGCTGACCGGGCCTATCAGAGAACAAAATGGCTGCGAGTGCCTCCTATCAATTTATCTCACTGCAAAACCATGAAAATGGAAAAATCTATAACAGGCTGGACCAAAACAAAATGCACCAAACCTTTTTGAATAAGTTATAATTTAATAAACGTCGTCAAAATTCTCAGTGGGGGGAAAAACGAGAAATTCCTAGTATCTCCGAGGCTGCTTATGAAAGAcgtgtttcatttatttatttttttttaaatcagtatcTATCTTTTTGTTGTGAAAGCATTTCTGCAGAACATTTACCGAACTCCAGCGAGCAACACCAGTCAAGCAATGCGATCCTAGGCAAGGAGGACCGGCTGATATGTGTTTGAAGGGAGGTGAAGTGTGGAGGGAAAAGGCCGGCCTTTGACGAAACGTTTCTTCCCCCTGTTTACAAGCAGGTGACGGGGATGATGTGAATTGTGCCAAGCTCTCTCGCCGCACTGCCCCCCGTGACCCAATCACTTAAGGCACGGCCTGTTGTTCTGAGTCACACGGACTAAAGAGGCCCTGAGTGCCATTCCTCAAGCGAGGGTCTTCAATGGCCCTGGACTACGAAGGggctggagtggggggggtgggggggggggggaaggtcagtcATTTCTCCCTACTCCTGATCAACGTCCAGTGACTCCAGAAAGGAAAGCAGACTCGGAGTGCGATTCGCACTTTGGGAGACATGACCtgcggtgagtgtaacaggctcgggaggaggaacaggtgactttggacctgtggttcccaaagctgaGGGGTCTTCCTCAGCTCATTTCTTGGTCTAATTcgtggactaattgatagagatccatcgctacgattagtcaacaactccattatggtTGGATCATGCAACTATCGGAATGGTAGAAGGTaaactagatggatcttggtctttagcaattcctacgttcctaacAGACAAATACctcagggctatggggcaagtGGGCAGAGAGTCAAGGCATGAGGGAGTACTTTCGGACAGAGTTCTGGCAGTATTTCTTAACACAGAGTGGTTGGAAGGGACACTGGAACCATTCAATAAACAGGGAGATGGGTGTAACCTCCATTGAATTGACAATGGGATCCATTTCGAACCCTGACTCTTGACCTGTGAACCATACGGTGCGAATGCCTGGTACTTGCTAAGTGTACAACTCAACAGATTTGATTTGGTTCATCACCACCACCGTTAGCTGCACCACGTAAGTAGCAACTTGCACCAGAATATAGCCATTACATCGACCGGATATTGTAACAACTCAAAACACAAAACACAACAGCAAAGTGTTGATAGAATctcttgttttttctctctcgcggccttctctctctctctctacgaaCTTGGCCTTTTCTCTGTGGCGTTGTCTTTCTTTTCCGTCCGTGTGTAAAGCTCGAAGGCTGACGTTCCCACTCCGTAGCCGGTGGAGAGTTCGAGGACGTTGCCCAGCGCCGGGCCAGAGAAGCACAGAGACGCCCCCAGGTGGTGGGGTGAGGAGGTCAccaggggaggggcagagaggctGGGAGGGGCGGGGGTCAGCCTGGGTGAGCTGCTGCTGGGCGACACCAGGCCGCAGCCGTTGCCTGCCGGAGATCCAAGAGGGCTGGGGCCCTGGGGCAGTAAACTGGGAGCCCGGGGGACAGACAATAACCTCCCTTGTTCAAGGAGCCTCAGGATGTTACAGGTTGCGATGGATTCAGACGTACCAGGGGAGTGGTTGTCACACTCTCGACTTTGATCTTTTTTCTGCTTCGTGCGTCTGTTCTGGAACCAAACCTTGACCTAaaacataaaataaataaataatcagtaCGGTAACTGAATGGTATaacacaacaacaacctgcatttatatagcgcctttaacagcgaaacgtcccaaggcacttcacaggagcgattatcagacaaaattgtcatcgagccacagaaggagatattaggacaggtgatcaaaagcttggtcaaaaaggtaggttttaaggagtgtctcaaaggaggagagagaggcggaaaggttttgggagggaattccagagcttagggtccaggcagctgaaggcacggccggcaatgggggagcgattaaaatcggggatgcgcaagaggccagaattggaggagcgcagagatctcggggggttgtagggctggaggaggttacagagatagggaggggcgaggccatggggggatttgaacaggagaatgagaattttgaaatcgagatGTTGTCAgatcaggagccagtgtaggtcagtgagcacagggggtgattggagaacgggacttggtgccagttaggatacgggcagcagagttttggatgagctgaagattacgggagatgggaggccggccaggagagcattggaatagtcgagtctggaattgataaaaagaaatggatgagggtttcagcagcagaatagCTGAcgaaggggtggagacgggcgatgtaacGGAGGGGGAAGTCGACGGTCTTGgagatagagaggatatgggctcggaagctcagctcagggtcaaatattaTGTcacggttgcgaacagtctggttcaatccGAGAGAGTGACCATGACTGGTGTTGAAATAGGTAAGGATAAAGTATAGACAGAGACAGCGGAGTCTGAGTTGTCCTCACACTCCACATCACCAACTAACgcagagcagcaatcagcaaaggatgttgaactacacagTCAGTCAAACACCAAACCAACTTTCTCAACTTCACTCAACAAAACTGAGCTTAACGAACAGACGCAGCAACTTCCAcgctccagtactgagggagcgccgcactgtcggagggtcagtacagagggagcgctgcactgtcggagggtcagtactgagggagcgccgcactgtcggagggtcagtactgagggagcgccgcactgtcggagggtcagtactgagggagcgccgcactgttggagggtcagtactgagggagcgccgcactgtcggagggtcagtactgagggagcgccgcactgtcggacggtcagtactgagggagcgccgcactgtcggagggtcagtactgagggagcgccgcactgtcggaggatcagtactgagggagcgccgcactgtcggagggtcagtactgagggagcgccgcactgtcggagggtcagtactgagggagtgctgcactgtcggatggtcagtactgagggagcgccgcactgtcggagggtcagtactgagggagtgctgcactgtcggatggtcagtactgagggagcgccgcactgtcggaggatcagtactgagggagcgccgcactgtcggagggtcagtac
The DNA window shown above is from Heptranchias perlo isolate sHepPer1 chromosome 1, sHepPer1.hap1, whole genome shotgun sequence and carries:
- the vax2 gene encoding ventral anterior homeobox 2 — translated: MFYEADTMSDGVSEQRRDPAGSGGLDKGQRTESESSSAGQEVRGTPGTSTSSDEGGEAKLSPGGADYCRRILVRDAKGTIREIVLPKGLDLDRPKRTRTSFTAEQLYRLEMEFQRCQYVVGRERTELARQLNLSETQVKVWFQNRRTKQKKDQSRECDNHSPGTSESIATCNILRLLEQGRLLSVPRAPSLLPQGPSPLGSPAGNGCGLVSPSSSSPRLTPAPPSLSAPPLVTSSPHHLGASLCFSGPALGNVLELSTGYGVGTSAFELYTRTEKKDNATEKRPSS